In Calonectris borealis chromosome Z, bCalBor7.hap1.2, whole genome shotgun sequence, a single genomic region encodes these proteins:
- the LOC142075666 gene encoding phorbol-12-myristate-13-acetate-induced protein 1-like: protein MMPGRTLRKVAPPAAPAEREAAAECALQLRRIGDKWDLRQKILNLLTKLFCPET, encoded by the exons ATGATGCCCGGCAGGACCCTGCGCAAGGTcgcgccgcccgccgctcccgcAG AGCGAGAGGCGGCGGCGGAGTGCGCCCTGCAGCTGCGCAGGATCGGCGACAAATGGGACCTGCGGCAGAAGATCCTGAACCTCCTCACAAAGCTGTTCTGCCCGGAAACGTGA